In a single window of the Pseudogemmatithrix spongiicola genome:
- the recA gene encoding recombinase RecA: protein MATTAAQQDDRKKALGLAVSQIEKSFGKGAIMQMGKDGAHVKVEAIPTGAINLDAAIGVGGFPKGRITEIYGPESSGKTTVCLHVVANAQKLGGTAAFIDAEHALDTEYAAKLGVDVEKLLVSQPDTGEQALEICEILVRSGAVDVIVIDSVAALVPKAEIEGEMGDSHVGLQARLMSQALRKLTGAIARSNCSVVFINQLREKIGVMFGNPETTTGGKALKFYASLRLDIRRIGPVKEKEDVIGSHVRVKVVKNKVAPPFRQAEFDIMYAEGISHTSLLVDIGAESGIIEKSGAWYSYGSQRIGQGRENAKLFLRDNPKVMAEIEEKVKAVLGITKAEVEPEGDE, encoded by the coding sequence ATGGCTACGACGGCGGCACAGCAGGACGATCGCAAGAAGGCGCTTGGGCTCGCGGTGTCGCAGATCGAGAAGTCGTTCGGGAAGGGCGCCATCATGCAGATGGGTAAGGATGGCGCGCATGTGAAGGTGGAGGCGATTCCGACGGGAGCGATCAACCTCGATGCCGCGATTGGCGTCGGCGGATTCCCGAAGGGCCGCATCACCGAGATCTACGGACCGGAAAGCAGCGGCAAGACGACGGTGTGTCTGCACGTCGTGGCCAATGCACAGAAGCTTGGCGGCACCGCAGCCTTCATCGATGCGGAGCACGCGCTGGATACGGAGTACGCGGCGAAGCTGGGCGTGGATGTCGAGAAGTTGCTGGTGTCGCAGCCGGACACCGGTGAGCAGGCCCTCGAGATCTGCGAGATCCTGGTGCGCAGCGGGGCAGTCGATGTGATCGTGATTGACTCGGTGGCGGCGCTGGTGCCGAAGGCCGAGATCGAGGGGGAGATGGGCGACTCGCACGTGGGCCTGCAGGCCCGCCTGATGAGTCAGGCACTCCGGAAGCTCACGGGTGCGATTGCCCGGTCGAACTGCTCGGTGGTGTTCATCAACCAGCTGCGTGAGAAGATCGGGGTGATGTTCGGCAACCCCGAGACGACCACCGGCGGCAAGGCTCTGAAGTTCTACGCGTCGCTGCGGCTCGACATCCGCCGCATCGGCCCGGTGAAGGAGAAGGAGGACGTGATCGGGTCGCACGTCCGGGTGAAGGTGGTGAAGAACAAGGTGGCGCCGCCGTTCCGTCAGGCGGAGTTCGACATCATGTACGCCGAGGGGATCTCGCACACGTCGCTGCTAGTTGATATCGGGGCGGAGAGCGGGATCATCGAGAAGTCGGGGGCCTGGTACAGCTACGGCTCGCAGCGGATCGGGCAGGGGCGTGAGAACGCGAAGCTGTTCCTGCGGGATAACCCGAAGGTGATGGCGGAGATCGAGGAGAAGGTGAAGGCGGTGCTTGGGATCACGAAGGCCGAGGTCGAGCCAGAGGGAGACGAGTGA
- a CDS encoding YraN family protein: protein MSHNQRLGQLGERIAERWLRKHGYTILARRFRFGRRDIDLVAQRDALVAFVEVKARKGEEFGDPVEAVHHRKQRELSKSARVWIDRHGRSGEQYQFDVVGILVAADRVQVKHVTNAFSVGNG from the coding sequence ATGTCACACAACCAACGCCTCGGCCAACTCGGTGAACGCATCGCCGAACGCTGGCTGCGCAAACATGGCTACACGATCCTGGCGCGGCGCTTCCGCTTCGGCCGCCGCGACATCGATCTCGTCGCGCAGCGCGATGCGCTCGTGGCCTTCGTCGAAGTGAAGGCACGGAAGGGTGAGGAATTCGGCGACCCGGTCGAAGCCGTGCATCATCGCAAACAGCGCGAGCTCAGCAAATCCGCGCGGGTCTGGATCGATCGGCACGGACGCTCCGGCGAGCAGTATCAGTTCGATGTGGTCGGGATTCTGGTCGCCGCCGACCGGGTGCAGGTGAAGCACGTCACAAATGCGTTTTCGGTGGGCAACGGCTGA